One Megamonas hypermegale genomic window carries:
- a CDS encoding YadA-like family protein: MAIGIDENDKNKISVVTGNGLGIEDGKVVAKAGTNVTIDENGINAKDTTLVGGEITPTTSEDGYENTYEIKDTDENKAILKDVASATKLSSVDSKVGDTNYSSNNYINDGDSLTEAASDLDTAIKTTANKVDAGWKATAGETSIDVKPTEDGVVPTLNFAGDNNISVTADKASSTINVKLDPTLEVESVTATGSVNAGGTTISSTGLAVGGKTYVSSNGINAQGQKITNVANGTDKNDAVNYGQLESYVSGNATYTEGDGININNKVISVDTGKGLGIEDGKVVAKAGTNVTIDENGINAKDTTLVGGEITPTTSEDGYENTYEIKDTDENKAILKDVASATKLSSVDSKVGDTNYSSNNYINDGDSLTEAASDLDTAIKTTANKVDAGWKATAGETSIDVKPTEDGVVPTLNFAGDNNISVTADKASSTINVKLDPTLEVESVTATGSVNAGGTTISSTGLAVGGKTYVSSNGINAQGQKITNVANGTDKNDAVNYGQLESYVSGNATYTEGDGININNKVISVDTGKGLGIEDGKVVAKAGTNVTIDENGINAKDTTLVGGEITPTTSEDGYENTYEIKDTDENKAILKDVASATKLSSVDSKVGDTNYSSNNYINDGDSLTEAASDLDTAIKTTANKVDAGWKATAGETSIDVKPTEDGVVPTLNFAGDNNINVTADKASSTINVKLDPTLEVESVTATGSVNAGGTTISSTGLAVGGKTYVSSNGINAQGQKITNVANGTDKNDAVNYGQLESYVSGNATYTEGDGININNKVISVDTGKGLGIEDGKVVAKAGTNVTIDENGINAKDTTLVGGEITPTTSEDGYENTYEIKDTDENKAILKDVASATKLSSVDSKVGDTNYSSNNYINDGDSLTVAAGDLDTAIKATADKVDAGWSLYSNGKEVKNVKPGNNWISIDSGDNVSITKNEDGNGIKISADLKDLDVEDTNAVLYDNEGKTSVTLGGTGHEAVKLTNVAAGALTETSTDAVNGSQLFETNTKVDAGWSLYSNGKEVKNVKPGNNWISIDSGDNVSITKNEDGNGIKISADLKDLDVEDTNAVLYDDEGKTTVTLGGEGHEAVKLINVAAGTVDATSTDAINGSQLYKVQQQAGKHTEITVNGGVAAPDDGTYTHDEQGHLDGNLLLKQSEGTNGQTVYDLKLNPDITLQSEDDKLETQDNRVELSGSNGTIMATTDFNDMSATTTINGGNVYVGNSVSVGDKVVMTNEDITGLSNTNWDGTTDNVSRAATEGQLKTVSDNVNAGWIATDNNGNQITVNPTDNTLNFSSDENVTVAANKDTGSIDVSLNNDIVLNGEGEAEDTKNNRVTLSGTNGTIMATTDFNDMSATTTINGGNVYAGSSVSVGDKVVITDKDITGLSNTTWDGTTDNVSRAATEGQLKTVSDNVNAGWIATDNNGNQITVNPTDNTLNFSGDENVTVAANKDTGSIDVSLNNDIVLNGEGEAEDTKNNRVTLSGTNGTIMATTDFNDMSATTTINGGNVYAGSSVSVGDKVVITDKDITGLSNTTWDGTTDDVSRAATEGQLKAVSDNVNAGWIATDNNGNQITVNPDDNTLNFSGDENVTVAANKDTGSIDVSLNNDIVLNGEGEAEDTKNNRVTLSGTNGTIMATTDFNDMSATTTINGGNVYAGSSVSVGDKVVITDKDITGLSNTTWDGTTDNVSRAATEGQLKTVSDNVNAGWIATDNNGNQITVNPTDNTLNFSGDENVTVAANKDTGSIDVSLNNDIVLNGEGEAEDTKNNRVTLSGTNGTIMATTDFNDMSATTTINGGNVYAGSSVSVGDKVVITDKDITGLSNTTWDGTTDDVSRAATEGQLKAVSDNVNAGWIATDNNGNQITVNPDDNTLNFSGDENVTVAANKDTGSIDVSLNNDIVLNGEGEAEDTKNNRVTLSGTNGTIMATTDFNDMSATTTINGGNVYAGSSVSVGDKVVITDKDITGLSNTTWDGTTDNVSRAATEGQLKTVSDNVNAGWIATDNNGNQITVNPTDNTLNFSGDENVTVAANKDTGSIDVSLNNDIVLNGEGEAEDTKNNRVTLSGTNGTIMATTDFNDMSATTTINGGNVYAGSSVSVGDKVVITDKDITGLSNTTWDGSTNDISRAATEGQLQMVSDKVTAGWTATDDAGNKINVNPETRPTLNFASGKNITVSANEDSGEVEVSLNDNINLNNRVYINGDPEEGNNTIVDIKSSDTSKEESIFAVEDKGNGSISIGGIDITNVDGPYLAVGDGKLKFYKDGGLSTGNATGTFSVRPDGDLEINGKNSSFNVDAETGNVNAINNSGSAIMMNDDSVALNASGNGVAISDEGITLNTNGSAVTVDRFNGATFTNTNTTESTNINGANITAGEGENQIKINGAPKADDPALSVGTDKFVVGQDGSLSVSDKFNVDAETGNINAVNSNGSAIMMNDDSVALNASGNGVAISNEGITLNANGSAVTVDRFNGATFTNTNTGETTNINGDIITTDTVKGLSNTTWDDELATQVANSEELQGTAATQGQLQQAVSAVATEAAKQHTTVSGDDNLTVKSSVNENGGTNYQVTLDDDITLGNPKAGNTEGERSFTINTTAPEGYVPDSYKEENSSGAEFIKENGGFMLFATDTQGHGIFGVTAKGSAWAKDFKTYTTDIYGNNTQYSLNDVGDAVAQMSSYYNKENGKSYTVFSRYHNEAEKDNPFETVDGATRDIPLALRDDGAVLIGATIEGEGFTDNGIRINAEIDDDGNNKATITGLENTEWKPPTPVATLAANDGSATVTSRAATESQLNDLYSAVAAYDVNVDGTIDYSHIALAGAPYGASRAGNGTPTGGTSITNVAYASGTDGSEAVNVDYLKDTINKAVEAGGSISNSDKHLVANTAEGSNGVYKPNAEGNVNLIVSDEKGNSSTVTIGDVASKTELDSLKTNVGDLNYDKVTGDKLINGDSVTTAIGKLDNKIENISGTATDAANNTVTGGTIKDDGTISLTQKDGGTVALDGKLTDSGVVQDGTKFDGETGTLTITSQDKYNKGTSSVTVSGIASKNDIGTVKDTIGATSKEDLKDAYKDADKDGNATTEYITDSETMVDADVALDHAVQDVANTSYANDMILSNRIDNVESRLGDVEERIDKVGAMAAAIANLRTMGYDPEAPTEVAVGVGQYKSETGIALGIFHYPNQDFMLSASISTSGDEVMGGIGATWRIGRKTAEEKAKDEEERILAKAEEIKQAAKRAEVKEQAERHAKLLAEREAKGEPIVPVEESAEQAQA, encoded by the coding sequence GTGGCTATTGGAATTGATGAAAATGATAAAAATAAAATATCAGTTGTTACAGGAAATGGTCTTGGCATAGAAGATGGAAAAGTTGTAGCAAAAGCAGGAACTAATGTAACAATAGATGAAAATGGAATTAATGCAAAAGATACAACATTAGTAGGTGGAGAAATAACACCAACAACATCTGAAGACGGATATGAAAATACGTATGAAATAAAAGATACAGATGAAAATAAAGCAATACTTAAAGATGTAGCAAGTGCAACAAAATTAAGTAGTGTAGATAGTAAAGTAGGAGATACAAATTATAGTTCTAATAACTATATCAATGATGGAGATAGTTTAACTGAAGCTGCTAGTGATTTAGATACTGCTATAAAAACAACAGCTAATAAAGTAGATGCAGGCTGGAAAGCAACAGCTGGTGAAACTAGTATTGATGTAAAACCAACAGAAGATGGTGTAGTACCTACATTAAATTTTGCTGGAGATAATAATATTAGTGTAACAGCAGATAAAGCAAGCAGTACAATTAATGTAAAATTAGATCCAACACTTGAAGTTGAAAGTGTAACAGCTACAGGAAGTGTAAATGCTGGAGGAACAACAATTAGTTCAACAGGACTTGCAGTTGGAGGAAAAACATATGTAAGTTCAAATGGAATTAATGCACAAGGTCAAAAAATAACAAATGTAGCTAATGGCACAGATAAAAATGATGCAGTAAATTATGGTCAATTAGAAAGTTATGTAAGTGGTAATGCAACATATACAGAAGGCGATGGTATCAATATAAATAATAAAGTAATAAGTGTTGATACAGGAAAAGGCCTTGGCATAGAAGATGGAAAAGTTGTAGCAAAAGCAGGAACTAATGTAACAATAGATGAAAATGGAATTAATGCAAAAGATACAACATTAGTAGGTGGAGAAATAACACCAACAACATCTGAAGACGGATATGAAAATACGTATGAAATAAAAGATACAGATGAAAATAAAGCAATACTTAAAGATGTAGCAAGTGCAACAAAATTAAGTAGTGTAGATAGTAAAGTAGGAGACACAAATTATAGTTCTAATAACTATATCAATGATGGAGATAGTTTAACTGAAGCTGCTAGTGATTTAGATACTGCTATAAAAACAACAGCTAATAAAGTAGATGCAGGCTGGAAAGCAACAGCTGGTGAAACTAGTATTGATGTAAAACCAACAGAAGATGGTGTAGTACCTACATTAAATTTTGCTGGAGATAATAATATTAGTGTAACAGCAGATAAAGCAAGCAGTACAATTAATGTAAAATTAGATCCAACACTTGAAGTTGAAAGTGTAACAGCTACAGGAAGTGTAAATGCTGGAGGAACAACAATTAGTTCAACAGGACTTGCAGTTGGAGGAAAAACATATGTAAGTTCAAATGGAATTAATGCACAAGGTCAAAAAATAACAAATGTAGCTAATGGCACAGATAAAAATGATGCAGTAAATTATGGTCAATTAGAAAGTTATGTAAGTGGTAATGCAACATATACAGAAGGCGATGGTATCAATATAAATAATAAAGTAATAAGTGTTGATACAGGAAAAGGCCTTGGCATAGAAGATGGAAAAGTTGTAGCAAAAGCAGGAACTAATGTAACAATAGATGAAAATGGAATTAATGCAAAAGATACAACATTAGTAGGTGGAGAAATAACACCAACAACATCTGAAGACGGATATGAAAATACGTATGAAATAAAAGATACAGATGAAAATAAAGCAATACTTAAAGATGTAGCAAGTGCAACAAAATTAAGTAGTGTAGATAGTAAAGTAGGAGACACAAATTATAGTTCTAATAACTATATCAATGATGGAGATAGTTTAACTGAAGCTGCTAGTGATTTAGATACTGCTATAAAAACAACAGCTAATAAAGTAGATGCAGGCTGGAAAGCAACAGCTGGTGAAACTAGTATTGATGTAAAACCAACAGAAGATGGTGTAGTACCTACATTAAATTTTGCTGGAGATAATAATATTAATGTAACAGCAGATAAAGCAAGCAGTACAATTAATGTAAAATTAGATCCAACACTTGAAGTTGAAAGTGTAACAGCTACAGGAAGTGTAAATGCTGGAGGAACAACAATTAGTTCAACAGGACTTGCAGTTGGAGGAAAAACATATGTAAGTTCAAATGGAATTAATGCACAAGGTCAAAAAATAACAAATGTAGCTAATGGCACAGATAAAAATGATGCAGTAAATTATGGTCAATTAGAAAGTTATGTAAGTGGTAATGCAACATATACAGAAGGCGATGGTATCAATATAAATAATAAAGTAATAAGTGTTGATACAGGAAAAGGCCTTGGCATAGAAGATGGAAAAGTTGTAGCAAAAGCAGGAACTAATGTAACAATAGATGAAAATGGAATTAATGCAAAAGATACAACATTAGTAGGTGGAGAAATAACACCAACAACATCTGAAGACGGATATGAAAATACGTATGAAATAAAAGATACAGATGAAAATAAAGCAATACTTAAAGATGTAGCAAGTGCAACAAAATTAAGTAGTGTAGATAGTAAAGTAGGAGACACAAATTATAGTTCTAATAACTATATCAATGATGGAGATAGTTTAACTGTAGCTGCTGGTGACTTAGATACTGCTATAAAAGCGACAGCTGATAAAGTAGATGCAGGCTGGTCGTTGTATTCAAACGGTAAAGAAGTTAAAAATGTAAAACCAGGTAATAATTGGATAAGTATTGATTCCGGTGATAATGTATCTATCACTAAAAATGAAGATGGCAACGGTATTAAGATTTCTGCTGATTTAAAAGACTTAGATGTAGAAGATACAAATGCTGTTCTGTATGATAATGAAGGCAAAACTTCCGTAACTCTCGGCGGCACAGGTCATGAAGCTGTTAAACTTACCAATGTAGCGGCTGGTGCATTAACTGAAACATCTACCGATGCTGTAAACGGTAGCCAGTTATTTGAAACCAATACTAAAGTAGATGCAGGCTGGTCGTTGTATTCAAACGGTAAAGAAGTTAAAAATGTAAAACCAGGTAATAATTGGATAAGTATTGATTCCGGTGATAATGTATCTATCACTAAAAATGAAGATGGCAACGGTATTAAGATTTCTGCTGATTTAAAAGACTTAGATGTAGAAGATACGAATGCTGTTCTGTATGATGATGAAGGTAAAACTACTGTAACACTCGGTGGCGAAGGTCATGAAGCTGTTAAACTTATAAACGTAGCAGCTGGTACAGTAGATGCTACATCTACAGATGCAATAAACGGTAGTCAGCTTTATAAAGTTCAGCAGCAGGCTGGAAAACATACCGAAATAACGGTTAACGGTGGAGTAGCTGCACCAGATGACGGCACATATACGCATGACGAACAAGGTCATTTAGATGGCAATTTGTTGTTAAAACAAAGTGAAGGTACAAATGGTCAAACGGTATATGATTTAAAACTAAATCCAGATATTACGTTACAGAGTGAAGATGACAAACTTGAAACACAGGATAATAGAGTTGAATTAAGCGGTTCAAATGGTACTATCATGGCAACGACTGATTTCAATGACATGAGCGCAACAACAACAATCAACGGTGGTAACGTTTATGTAGGAAATAGTGTATCCGTTGGTGATAAAGTTGTTATGACCAATGAAGATATCACCGGATTGTCCAATACTAATTGGGATGGAACAACGGATAATGTAAGCAGAGCAGCAACAGAAGGTCAGTTAAAAACTGTATCCGACAATGTAAATGCAGGCTGGATTGCAACAGATAATAACGGTAACCAAATTACTGTAAATCCAACAGATAATACGTTGAACTTCTCTAGTGATGAAAATGTTACAGTAGCAGCAAATAAAGATACCGGCTCAATTGATGTATCGTTGAACAATGATATTGTATTAAATGGTGAAGGTGAAGCTGAAGATACCAAGAATAATAGGGTTACATTAAGCGGAACAAACGGTACAATTATGGCAACAACTGACTTCAATGATATGAGTGCTACAACAACTATTAATGGTGGTAATGTTTATGCAGGAAGCAGTGTATCTGTTGGTGATAAAGTAGTAATAACGGATAAAGATATTACTGGATTGTCCAATACTACTTGGGATGGTACAACTGATAATGTAAGCAGAGCAGCAACAGAAGGTCAGTTAAAAACTGTATCCGATAATGTAAATGCAGGCTGGATTGCAACAGATAATAACGGTAACCAAATTACTGTAAATCCAACAGATAATACGTTGAACTTCTCTGGTGATGAAAATGTTACAGTAGCAGCAAATAAAGATACCGGCTCAATTGATGTATCGTTGAACAATGATATTGTATTAAATGGTGAAGGTGAAGCTGAAGATACCAAGAATAATAGGGTTACATTAAGCGGAACAAACGGTACAATTATGGCAACAACTGACTTCAATGATATGAGTGCTACAACAACTATTAATGGTGGTAATGTTTATGCAGGAAGCAGTGTATCTGTTGGTGATAAAGTAGTAATAACGGATAAAGATATTACTGGATTGTCCAATACTACTTGGGATGGTACAACTGATGATGTAAGCAGAGCAGCAACAGAAGGTCAGTTAAAAGCTGTATCCGACAATGTAAATGCAGGCTGGATTGCAACGGATAATAACGGAAACCAAATCACTGTAAATCCAGATGATAATACGTTGAACTTCTCTGGTGATGAAAATGTTACAGTAGCAGCAAATAAAGATACCGGCTCAATTGATGTATCGTTGAACAATGATATTGTATTAAATGGTGAAGGTGAAGCTGAAGATACCAAGAATAATAGGGTTACATTAAGCGGAACAAACGGTACAATTATGGCAACAACTGACTTCAATGATATGAGTGCTACAACAACTATTAATGGTGGTAATGTTTATGCAGGAAGCAGTGTATCTGTCGGTGATAAAGTAGTAATAACGGATAAAGATATTACTGGATTGTCCAATACTACTTGGGATGGTACAACTGATAATGTAAGCAGAGCAGCAACAGAAGGTCAGTTAAAAACTGTATCCGACAATGTAAATGCAGGCTGGATTGCAACAGATAATAACGGTAACCAAATTACTGTAAATCCAACAGATAATACGTTGAACTTCTCTGGTGATGAAAATGTTACAGTAGCAGCAAATAAAGATACCGGCTCAATTGATGTATCGTTGAACAATGATATTGTATTAAATGGTGAAGGTGAAGCTGAAGATACCAAGAATAATAGGGTTACATTAAGCGGAACAAACGGTACAATTATGGCAACAACTGACTTCAATGATATGAGTGCTACAACAACTATTAATGGTGGTAATGTTTATGCAGGAAGCAGTGTATCTGTTGGTGATAAAGTAGTAATAACGGATAAAGATATTACTGGATTGTCCAATACTACTTGGGATGGTACAACTGATGATGTAAGCAGAGCAGCAACAGAAGGTCAGTTAAAAGCTGTATCCGACAATGTAAATGCAGGCTGGATTGCAACGGATAATAACGGAAACCAAATCACTGTAAATCCAGATGATAATACGTTGAACTTCTCTGGTGATGAAAATGTTACAGTAGCAGCAAATAAAGATACCGGCTCAATTGATGTATCGTTGAACAATGATATTGTATTAAATGGTGAAGGTGAAGCTGAAGATACCAAGAATAATAGGGTTACATTAAGCGGAACAAACGGTACAATTATGGCAACAACTGACTTCAATGATATGAGTGCTACAACAACTATTAATGGTGGTAATGTTTATGCAGGAAGCAGTGTATCTGTCGGTGATAAAGTAGTAATAACGGATAAAGATATTACTGGATTGTCCAATACTACTTGGGATGGTACAACTGATAATGTAAGCAGAGCAGCAACAGAAGGTCAGTTAAAAACTGTATCCGACAATGTAAATGCAGGCTGGATTGCAACAGATAATAACGGTAACCAAATTACTGTAAATCCAACAGATAATACGTTGAACTTCTCTGGTGATGAAAATGTTACAGTAGCAGCAAATAAAGATACCGGCTCAATTGATGTATCGTTGAACAATGATATTGTATTAAATGGTGAAGGTGAAGCTGAAGATACCAAGAATAATAGGGTTACATTAAGCGGAACAAACGGTACAATTATGGCAACAACTGACTTCAATGATATGAGTGCTACAACAACTATTAATGGTGGTAATGTTTATGCAGGAAGCAGTGTATCTGTTGGTGATAAAGTAGTAATAACGGATAAAGATATTACAGGACTTTCTAATACTACTTGGGATGGCAGTACTAATGATATAAGTAGAGCAGCAACAGAAGGTCAGTTACAAATGGTATCTGATAAAGTAACTGCTGGATGGACTGCAACAGATGATGCTGGTAATAAGATTAATGTAAATCCAGAAACTCGTCCAACATTGAATTTTGCTAGTGGTAAAAATATAACTGTAAGTGCAAATGAAGATAGTGGTGAAGTTGAAGTATCATTAAATGACAATATTAATCTAAACAATAGAGTTTATATCAATGGAGATCCAGAAGAAGGAAATAATACAATTGTTGATATAAAATCTAGTGATACATCTAAAGAAGAATCTATATTTGCTGTAGAAGATAAAGGAAATGGTTCTATAAGCATTGGTGGCATCGATATAACAAATGTTGATGGTCCATATTTAGCTGTAGGCGATGGCAAATTAAAATTCTATAAAGATGGTGGTCTTTCTACTGGTAATGCAACAGGTACATTTAGCGTTAGACCAGATGGCGATTTAGAAATAAATGGAAAGAATAGTTCATTTAATGTAGATGCTGAAACTGGTAATGTAAATGCTATAAATAATAGTGGTTCTGCTATTATGATGAATGATGATAGTGTAGCTTTAAATGCTAGTGGAAATGGTGTAGCAATATCTGATGAAGGAATTACATTAAATACTAATGGAAGTGCAGTAACTGTAGATAGATTTAATGGAGCAACATTTACTAATACTAATACAACAGAGTCTACAAATATAAATGGTGCTAATATCACAGCAGGTGAAGGAGAAAACCAAATTAAGATCAATGGTGCTCCAAAAGCTGATGATCCAGCATTGAGTGTAGGTACTGATAAATTTGTAGTAGGACAAGATGGTAGCTTATCAGTAAGTGATAAATTTAATGTAGACGCTGAAACTGGTAATATAAATGCTGTGAATAGTAATGGTTCAGCTATTATGATGAATGATGATAGTGTAGCTTTAAATGCTAGTGGAAATGGTGTAGCAATATCTAATGAAGGAATTACATTAAATGCTAATGGAAGTGCAGTAACTGTAGATAGATTTAATGGAGCAACATTTACTAATACAAATACTGGTGAAACTACAAATATTAATGGTGATATTATTACAACAGATACAGTTAAAGGTCTTTCTAATACTACTTGGGATGATGAACTTGCAACACAAGTAGCAAATAGTGAAGAGCTTCAGGGTACCGCTGCAACTCAAGGTCAATTACAACAAGCAGTTAGTGCAGTGGCAACTGAAGCTGCTAAACAACATACTACAGTATCTGGCGATGATAACTTAACAGTAAAATCATCAGTAAATGAAAATGGTGGAACAAATTATCAAGTAACATTGGATGATGATATTACTTTAGGTAATCCAAAAGCTGGTAATACTGAAGGTGAAAGAAGCTTTACAATCAATACTACTGCTCCAGAGGGATATGTTCCAGATTCATATAAAGAAGAAAACAGTAGTGGTGCAGAATTCATAAAAGAAAATGGTGGATTTATGCTCTTTGCAACAGATACCCAAGGTCATGGTATATTTGGTGTAACAGCAAAAGGTTCAGCATGGGCTAAAGATTTTAAAACTTATACTACTGATATTTATGGTAATAATACACAGTATAGCTTAAATGATGTTGGCGATGCTGTAGCACAAATGTCTTCTTATTATAATAAAGAAAATGGAAAATCTTATACTGTATTCTCTCGTTATCATAATGAAGCAGAGAAGGATAATCCATTTGAAACTGTAGATGGTGCAACTCGTGATATCCCATTAGCTCTTCGTGATGACGGTGCAGTGCTTATTGGTGCTACTATTGAAGGTGAAGGCTTCACTGATAATGGTATTAGAATTAATGCTGAAATTGATGATGATGGTAATAATAAGGCAACAATCACTGGCTTAGAAAATACAGAATGGAAACCACCTACACCAGTAGCTACTTTAGCAGCAAATGATGGAAGTGCAACTGTAACAAGTAGAGCTGCAACAGAATCTCAGTTAAATGATTTATATAGTGCAGTAGCTGCTTATGATGTTAATGTAGATGGTACTATTGATTATAGTCATATTGCTTTAGCAGGTGCACCTTATGGAGCTTCTAGAGCTGGTAATGGAACACCTACAGGTGGTACAAGTATTACTAATGTAGCATATGCTTCTGGTACTGATGGTAGTGAAGCTGTAAACGTTGATTACCTCAAAGATACTATTAATAAAGCTGTTGAAGCTGGTGGCTCTATTTCTAATAGTGATAAACATCTTGTTGCTAATACAGCAGAAGGTTCTAACGGTGTATATAAACCAAATGCTGAAGGTAATGTAAACTTAATTGTTTCTGATGAAAAAGGTAATAGTAGTACTGTAACTATTGGCGACGTTGCAAGTAAAACTGAACTTGATAGTTTGAAAACTAATGTTGGTGATCTTAACTATGACAAAGTAACTGGCGATAAACTTATAAATGGCGATAGCGTAACTACTGCTATTGGTAAACTTGATAACAAGATTGAAAATATCAGTGGTACAGCAACAGATGCAGCTAATAACACTGTAACTGGTGGTACTATTAAAGATGACGGTACAATTTCCTTAACGCAAAAAGACGGCGGTACAGTAGCTTTAGATGGCAAACTTACAGATAGTGGCGTTGTTCAGGATGGTACTAAATTTGATGGAGAAACTGGTACTTTAACAATTACAAGTCAAGACAAATATAACAAAGGAACAAGCTCTGTAACTGTAAGTGGCATTGCAAGTAAAAATGATATCGGAACTGTTAAAGATACTATCGGTGCTACAAGCAAAGAAGATCTTAAAGATGCTTATAAAGATGCTGATAAAGATGGCAATGCAACTACTGAATATATCACTGATTCTGAAACTATGGTTGATGCAGACGTTGCTCTTGACCATGCAGTTCAAGATGTTGCAAATACTAGCTATGCTAATGATATGATTTTAAGCAATCGTATTGATAACGTTGAAAGTCGTTTAGGCGATGTTGAAGAACGTATTGATAAAGTAGGTGCTATGGCTGCAGCTATCGCAAACCTCAGAACTATGGGATATGACCCAGAAGCTCCAACTGAAGTTGCTGTTGGCGTTGGTCAGTATAAGAGCGAAACAGGTATTGCTCTTGGTATCTTCCATTATCCAAACCAAGACTTCATGCTCAGTGCAAGTATCTCTACTTCCGGCGATGAAGTAATGGGCGGTATCGGTGCTACTTGGAGAATTGGTCGTAAAACTGCTGAAGAAAAAGCTAAAGACGAAGAAGAACGTATTCTCGCTAAAGCTGAAGAAATTAAACAGGCAGCAAAACGCGCTGAAGTAAAAGAACAAGCAGAAAGACATGCTAAACTCTTAGCTGAAAGAGAAGCAAAAGGCGAACCAATTGTACCGGTTGAAGAAAGCGCAGAACAAGCACAAGCTTGA
- a CDS encoding ESPR domain-containing protein: MNKIYKVIWSKVKHQYVVVSELAHSNGKQSRTSRNSIRSRIAALVVCGAIAAFGVFGAVPNSVFAAGAGAITKPGQYIAVAVDPDSQNDRYYQNGWHYYKEGDTRTFADAQGNTHNYTFVNVGGKNYWVREGYTITIEEGSRFTAYNQSGDVIAPEDGSFIIDSQKSPDADDAGLISSSEVVLAENEHRQTNSGALVDVSAGIYGGAVNSGGTEVKSRYNYYINDNNSGWKDVGNKENISGMGNYFRQVFRQSDGTYRTATGITVSTDNLYVIDGKLGAFFNSNNSVYTGNVYGLHNEVLMTGVDSVNGNYYSYWGTKINDPNMSMSNMTIGDHDKIVTGLQTNIDHVNGDIVQEIKLDGNTAGQGGTYQDGKGGTINLERRGYWN, from the coding sequence ATGAATAAGATTTATAAAGTCATATGGAGTAAGGTAAAACATCAATACGTTGTTGTTTCAGAACTTGCCCATAGTAACGGAAAACAGAGTAGGACATCTAGAAATAGCATTCGCAGTCGCATTGCTGCACTTGTAGTATGTGGTGCTATAGCAGCTTTTGGTGTTTTTGGTGCAGTGCCAAATTCAGTATTTGCAGCAGGAGCAGGAGCTATAACAAAACCAGGTCAATATATAGCTGTAGCAGTTGATCCAGATAGTCAAAACGATAGGTATTATCAAAATGGTTGGCATTATTATAAAGAAGGTGACACTAGAACATTTGCAGATGCTCAAGGTAATACGCATAATTATACTTTTGTAAATGTTGGTGGCAAAAATTATTGGGTACGTGAAGGTTATACGATTACTATTGAAGAAGGAAGTAGATTTACAGCATATAATCAATCAGGAGATGTAATAGCTCCTGAAGATGGTAGTTTTATTATAGATAGCCAAAAAAGTCCTGATGCAGATGATGCGGGTTTAATATCTTCAAGTGAAGTTGTGTTAGCAGAAAATGAACATCGTCAAACTAATTCTGGGGCATTAGTAGATGTATCTGCTGGTATTTATGGTGGAGCTGTCAATAGTGGTGGAACAGAAGTAAAATCAAGATATAATTATTATATTAATGATAATAATAGTGGCTGGAAAGATGTTGGTAATAAAGAAAATATTTCAGGTATGGGAAATTATTTTAGGCAAGTATTTCGACAATCTGATGGCACATATAGGACTGCAACAGGAATAACAGTATCTACTGATAATTTATATGTAATAGATGGTAAATTAGGTGCATTTTTTAATAGCAATAACAGTGTTTATACAGGAAATGTCTATGGTCTTCATAATGAAGTTTTAATGACTGGTGTAGATAGCGTTAATGGCAATTATTATAGCTATTGGGGAACGAAAATAAATGATCCTAATATGTCTATGTCTAATATGACTATAGGTGACCATGATAAAATTGTTACAGGTTTGCAGACTAATATTGACCATGTAAATGGTGATATTGTTCAAGAAATAAAATTAGATGGCAATACAGCTGGACAAGGTGGTACTTATCAAGATGGTAAAGGCGGTACTATTAATTTAGAACGTCGTGGCTATTGGAATTGA